A part of Pantoea vagans genomic DNA contains:
- the sbmA gene encoding peptide antibiotic transporter SbmA codes for MFKSFFPRPALFFSSAAVWSLVAIFAWFGFAAHLPGMWPTFETAMKQPLPTTAARFIAASQIWFYLYYWIMVAIFALAWRLIDAHPWQRWSVWGSALIIFVTWFGVQVGVAINAWYGPFYDLIQKALTKAGSVQIAEFYHEVISFLGIALIAVVIGVLNSFFISHWVFRWRTAMNNYYMHNWQRLRHVEGAAQRVQEDTMRFATTLENWGVSFIQAIMTLVAFLPVLVALSHHVKDIPILGNIPYALVIAAVLWSVFGTGLLALVGIKLPGLEFRNQRVEAAYRKELVYGEDNADRAQPQTVQELFSRVRVNYFRLYFHYLYFNITRILYLQVDNVFGLFLLFPSIVAGTITLGLLNQITNVFDQVRGSFQYLIASWSTLIELMSIYKRLRSFEQILDDVPHDEMMREASEEV; via the coding sequence ATGTTTAAGTCTTTTTTTCCGCGGCCAGCGCTGTTTTTCAGCTCAGCGGCTGTCTGGAGCTTAGTAGCGATTTTTGCCTGGTTCGGCTTTGCCGCACATCTGCCCGGCATGTGGCCGACTTTTGAAACGGCAATGAAACAACCTTTACCGACCACCGCGGCACGTTTTATCGCCGCGAGTCAGATCTGGTTTTATCTCTATTACTGGATCATGGTAGCCATTTTTGCCCTGGCCTGGCGGCTGATTGATGCGCATCCGTGGCAACGCTGGTCAGTGTGGGGTTCCGCGCTGATTATCTTTGTCACCTGGTTTGGTGTGCAGGTGGGCGTGGCCATTAATGCCTGGTATGGTCCGTTCTATGACCTGATTCAGAAAGCCCTGACCAAAGCGGGATCGGTGCAGATTGCAGAGTTTTACCATGAGGTTATCTCTTTTCTCGGCATCGCCTTAATCGCGGTGGTGATTGGCGTTCTCAACTCCTTCTTTATCAGCCACTGGGTATTCCGCTGGCGTACCGCCATGAATAACTACTACATGCATAACTGGCAGCGTCTGCGTCATGTGGAAGGTGCCGCACAGCGTGTGCAGGAAGACACCATGCGGTTTGCCACTACGCTGGAAAACTGGGGTGTCAGTTTTATTCAGGCGATTATGACGCTGGTGGCGTTTTTGCCGGTGCTGGTGGCGCTGTCACATCACGTGAAAGATATCCCGATCCTCGGCAATATCCCTTACGCGCTGGTGATTGCAGCGGTGCTCTGGTCGGTGTTCGGCACCGGCTTGCTGGCGCTGGTCGGGATTAAGCTACCGGGTCTGGAGTTCCGTAATCAACGGGTTGAAGCTGCATACCGTAAAGAGCTGGTCTACGGCGAAGATAATGCCGATCGTGCACAGCCACAGACAGTGCAGGAGTTGTTCAGTCGGGTGCGGGTTAACTACTTCCGTCTCTACTTCCACTATCTCTACTTCAACATCACCCGCATTCTCTATCTGCAGGTCGATAACGTGTTTGGTCTGTTCCTGCTGTTCCCGTCGATTGTGGCAGGTACCATCACGCTGGGTTTACTCAACCAGATCACCAACGTGTTTGATCAGGTGCGCGGCTCGTTCCAGTATCTGATCGCCTCCTGGTCAACGCTGATCGAGCTGATGTCGATCTACAAACGTCTGCGCAGCTTTGAACAGATTCTGGATGATGTGCCGCATGATGAGATGATGCGCGAGGCATCGGAAGAGGTTTAG
- a CDS encoding gluconate 2-dehydrogenase subunit 3 family protein — protein MSEQKKGHSRRDFLLKTITLAPAMAVGSTAMGALSLPLAAQAAETPAGPQQARDYQPAWFTAEEFAFITAAVARLIPSDERGPGALEAGVPEFIDRQMNTPYATGSNWYMQGPFNPDLPKELGYQLPLVPQQIYRLGLADADSYSKQQHGKVFAQLSGEQQDALLQAMESGSAEFSQLPAKVFFSFLLQNTREGFFSDPIHGGNQGMVGWKLINFPGARADFMDWVERGERYPFPSVSIRGERS, from the coding sequence ATGTCAGAACAAAAAAAGGGTCATTCACGCAGGGATTTTTTGCTGAAGACTATTACCCTGGCGCCTGCAATGGCGGTAGGTTCCACAGCGATGGGCGCGCTCTCCCTGCCGCTCGCTGCGCAGGCGGCTGAAACCCCGGCGGGTCCACAGCAGGCGCGTGACTACCAGCCAGCCTGGTTTACCGCCGAAGAGTTTGCCTTTATTACTGCCGCCGTGGCTCGGCTGATCCCCAGCGATGAACGCGGGCCGGGTGCGCTGGAAGCCGGCGTGCCGGAGTTTATCGATCGCCAGATGAATACGCCGTATGCCACGGGTTCAAACTGGTATATGCAGGGGCCGTTTAATCCCGATCTGCCGAAAGAGCTGGGCTATCAGCTGCCGCTGGTACCCCAGCAGATCTACCGTCTTGGTCTGGCCGATGCCGACAGTTACAGCAAACAGCAGCACGGCAAGGTTTTCGCCCAGCTCAGTGGCGAGCAGCAGGATGCCCTGTTGCAGGCGATGGAGAGTGGCAGCGCGGAATTCAGTCAGCTGCCAGCCAAAGTCTTCTTCAGCTTCCTGCTGCAGAACACCCGCGAAGGCTTCTTCAGCGATCCCATCCACGGCGGAAATCAGGGCATGGTCGGCTGGAAGCTGATCAACTTCCCTGGCGCACGCGCCGACTTTATGGACTGGGTAGAGCGCGGCGAACGGTACCCGTTCCCGTCAGTGTCGATTCGCGGGGAGAGAAGCTAA
- a CDS encoding GMC family oxidoreductase, with protein MANEMKKVDAVIVGFGWAGAIMAKELTEAGLNVLALERGPHRDTYPDGSYPQSIDELTYNIRKKLFQDLSKSTVTIRHDASQTAVPYRQLAAFLPGTGTGGAGLHWSGVHFRVDPVELRMRSHYEERYGKNFIPEGMTIQDFGVSYDELEPFFDKAEKVFGTSGSAWSIKGKVVGKDKGGNPFAPDRSDNFPLPAQKRTYSSQLFAQAAESVGYHPYDLPSANTSGPYTNTYGAQMGPCNFCGYCSGYACYMYSKASPNVNILPALRQEPKFELRNNSYVLRVNLSDDKTRATGVTYVDGQGREQVQPADLVILSAFQFHNVHLMLLSGIGKPYNPITNEGTVGRNFAYQNLSTLKALFDKNTTTNPFIGAGGAGVAVDDFNADNFDHGPLGFVGGSPFWVNQAGTKPISGLPVPTGTPNWGSKWKAAVADTYTHHLSMDAHGAHQSYRANYLDLDPNYKDAYGQPLLRMTFDWQENDIKMAQFMVGKMRNIAEAMNPKMIIGGAKKPGTHFDSTVYQTTHISGGAIMGDDPKTSAVNRYLQSWDVPNVFVPGASAFPQGLGYNPTGMVAALTYWSAKAIREHYLKNPGPLVQA; from the coding sequence ATGGCTAACGAAATGAAAAAAGTGGATGCGGTGATTGTCGGCTTCGGCTGGGCAGGCGCAATTATGGCCAAAGAGCTGACCGAAGCGGGCCTTAACGTGCTGGCGCTGGAGCGCGGACCGCATCGCGACACCTATCCTGATGGCTCTTATCCGCAGTCAATTGATGAGCTGACCTATAACATCCGCAAAAAGCTGTTCCAGGATCTGTCGAAAAGCACCGTGACCATTCGTCATGACGCTTCGCAGACGGCCGTTCCCTATCGCCAGCTGGCGGCGTTTCTGCCCGGCACCGGTACTGGCGGCGCGGGCCTGCACTGGTCCGGCGTCCATTTCCGTGTCGATCCGGTTGAACTGCGGATGCGCAGCCATTACGAAGAGCGCTACGGCAAGAACTTCATCCCGGAAGGCATGACGATTCAGGATTTTGGCGTCAGCTACGATGAGCTGGAGCCGTTTTTCGACAAAGCAGAAAAAGTCTTTGGCACTTCCGGCAGCGCCTGGAGCATCAAGGGGAAAGTGGTCGGCAAAGATAAAGGCGGCAACCCGTTTGCGCCGGATCGCTCCGATAACTTCCCGCTGCCCGCGCAAAAGCGCACCTATTCATCACAGCTGTTTGCTCAGGCGGCCGAGTCGGTTGGTTATCACCCTTACGATCTGCCGTCCGCCAATACTTCGGGTCCTTATACCAATACCTATGGCGCGCAGATGGGGCCGTGCAATTTCTGCGGTTACTGCAGCGGCTACGCCTGCTACATGTATTCCAAAGCGTCGCCTAACGTCAACATCCTGCCCGCGCTGCGTCAGGAGCCGAAGTTTGAGCTGCGCAACAACTCTTATGTACTGCGGGTCAATCTCAGCGATGACAAAACGCGCGCAACCGGCGTGACCTATGTGGATGGTCAGGGTCGTGAGCAGGTTCAGCCTGCTGATCTGGTGATCCTTTCCGCCTTCCAGTTCCACAATGTTCACCTGATGCTGCTGTCAGGCATTGGTAAACCCTACAACCCAATCACCAACGAAGGCACCGTAGGCCGCAACTTCGCCTATCAGAATCTCTCTACGCTCAAGGCGCTGTTTGATAAGAACACCACTACCAATCCGTTTATCGGCGCGGGTGGTGCAGGCGTAGCGGTTGATGATTTCAACGCGGATAACTTCGATCACGGGCCGCTGGGCTTTGTCGGCGGTTCGCCATTCTGGGTTAACCAGGCAGGTACCAAACCGATCTCCGGTCTGCCGGTGCCGACGGGTACACCTAACTGGGGCAGCAAATGGAAAGCGGCGGTGGCGGATACCTACACCCACCATCTGTCGATGGATGCGCACGGCGCGCACCAGTCCTATCGCGCCAACTACCTCGATCTCGATCCCAACTACAAAGATGCCTATGGACAGCCACTGCTGCGCATGACCTTTGACTGGCAGGAGAACGACATCAAAATGGCGCAGTTTATGGTCGGCAAGATGCGCAATATCGCGGAAGCGATGAATCCGAAGATGATCATCGGCGGCGCGAAAAAGCCGGGCACCCATTTTGACTCGACGGTGTATCAGACCACCCACATCAGTGGCGGGGCGATCATGGGCGACGATCCTAAAACCAGTGCGGTGAACCGTTATCTGCAAAGCTGGGACGTGCCGAATGTGTTTGTTCCGGGCGCATCCGCCTTCCCGCAGGGACTGGGTTATAACCCGACCGGCATGGTGGCGGCGCTGACCTACTGGTCAGCCAAAGCGATTCGCGAACACTACCTGAAAAACCCCGGCCCACTGGTGCAGGCATAA
- a CDS encoding c-type cytochrome, whose amino-acid sequence MKNGILALILGSLSFAALADSSQDDLVKRGEYLARAGDCVACHTSKGGAAFAGGLPMATPIGTIYSTNITPDRDTGIGEYSYDDFQKAVRHGVAKNGDTLYPAMPFPSYAVVSDEDMKALYAYFMHGVAPVGQPNRESDIPWPLSMRWPLAIWRGIFAPDVKAFEPAAQEDPVVARGRYLVEGLGHCGACHTPRSITMQEKALTNEEGSDYLAGSSAPIDGWTASNLRGDNRDGLGRWSEEDLRQFLRYGRNDQTAAFGGMTDVVEHSLQHLSESDITAIARYLKSLGAKDPHQAVFSVDDATAKALWRGDDSQTGAATYVDSCAACHKTDGSGYKRFYPALRGNPVVMADDPTSLIHIVLVGGQLPGVNGAPSTITMPAFGWRLNDQQVADVVNFVRNSWGNKASEQVSAKQVAALRKDEKDRLGSADIRVLEGK is encoded by the coding sequence ATGAAAAATGGCATTCTGGCTCTGATTCTCGGCTCCCTGTCGTTCGCCGCCCTGGCGGACAGCAGTCAGGACGATCTGGTTAAACGGGGTGAATATCTGGCGCGTGCCGGTGACTGTGTGGCTTGCCACACCAGCAAAGGCGGCGCGGCGTTTGCCGGCGGTCTGCCGATGGCGACACCGATTGGCACCATCTACTCCACCAACATCACGCCCGATCGCGACACCGGCATTGGCGAATACAGCTACGACGACTTCCAGAAAGCGGTGCGTCACGGCGTCGCGAAAAATGGCGATACGCTCTATCCGGCGATGCCATTCCCCTCCTACGCGGTGGTCAGCGATGAGGACATGAAGGCGCTTTACGCTTACTTCATGCATGGCGTTGCGCCGGTCGGTCAGCCCAACCGGGAGAGTGATATTCCCTGGCCGCTGTCGATGCGCTGGCCGTTGGCGATCTGGCGCGGCATTTTTGCGCCCGACGTAAAAGCGTTCGAGCCTGCCGCTCAGGAAGATCCGGTGGTGGCGCGGGGTCGCTATCTGGTTGAAGGACTGGGCCACTGCGGGGCCTGTCACACGCCGCGTAGCATCACTATGCAGGAGAAGGCGCTGACCAACGAAGAGGGCAGTGACTATCTGGCGGGCAGCAGCGCACCGATTGATGGCTGGACCGCCAGCAACCTGCGTGGCGATAACCGTGATGGATTAGGGCGCTGGAGCGAAGAGGACCTGCGTCAGTTCCTGCGTTATGGCCGCAACGATCAGACCGCTGCGTTCGGTGGTATGACCGACGTGGTGGAACACAGTCTGCAGCACCTTAGCGAGTCCGATATCACCGCTATTGCACGCTATCTGAAGTCGCTGGGCGCAAAAGACCCGCATCAGGCGGTGTTCAGTGTGGATGATGCCACGGCAAAAGCGCTGTGGCGTGGCGATGACAGCCAGACCGGTGCGGCGACCTACGTCGACAGCTGTGCGGCGTGCCATAAGACCGATGGCAGCGGCTATAAACGCTTCTATCCGGCGCTGCGCGGCAATCCGGTCGTCATGGCGGATGACCCGACCTCACTGATCCATATCGTGCTGGTGGGCGGACAGTTGCCTGGCGTGAACGGCGCGCCGTCGACCATTACCATGCCGGCATTCGGCTGGCGTCTGAACGACCAGCAGGTGGCGGACGTGGTGAACTTCGTGCGCAACAGCTGGGGCAACAAGGCGTCGGAGCAGGTCAGCGCGAAACAGGTCGCTGCGCTGCGTAAAGATGAGAAAGATCGGCTGGGCAGTGCGGATATCCGGGTACTGGAAGGCAAGTAA
- a CDS encoding YncE family protein, with translation MKAITITRQTLLLATALFSASGWLAAQAADLNQSVGKGVYELAVSPKDNALFVATAQNSSGNGGTVFRLDPATLAVQQAINTELKSFGAAINPQTNVLYIGNTVNGSVTAIDASSSKVLNTLVLDSRPRSETVRPLQPRQVAVDVKTNRVYITGLGPQSVVWVVDGSTMKLVSTIPNTGKMGTGLAVDADAQKVYVTNADGELVTINARTNAVEKKQKIDGDKEHFFLNLALDNRGQRAFLTDSKQAQVLVVDLRNQQVIQRIDVPESLAVLFNAQRDELYVTHRKAGEVSIIDASSYKVKRTVKTAALPNSLALSADGKVLYVSVKQPGSRKEPPKNPDSVMRIAL, from the coding sequence ATGAAAGCGATTACCATTACGCGCCAGACCCTGTTACTGGCTACGGCCCTGTTCTCTGCCTCAGGATGGCTGGCAGCGCAGGCGGCGGATCTTAATCAGTCCGTGGGTAAAGGTGTTTATGAACTGGCGGTCAGCCCGAAAGACAACGCGCTGTTTGTGGCGACAGCGCAGAACAGCAGCGGTAACGGCGGTACGGTTTTCCGTCTCGACCCGGCTACGCTGGCGGTACAGCAGGCAATCAACACTGAGCTGAAATCCTTTGGTGCGGCAATCAATCCCCAAACCAACGTGCTTTATATTGGTAATACCGTAAACGGTTCGGTCACCGCTATCGATGCCAGTAGCAGTAAGGTACTGAATACGCTGGTGCTGGATAGCCGTCCGCGCAGTGAGACCGTGCGTCCGCTGCAGCCGCGCCAGGTGGCGGTGGATGTGAAAACTAACCGGGTTTATATCACCGGACTGGGACCGCAGAGCGTGGTCTGGGTGGTGGATGGCAGCACGATGAAGCTTGTCAGCACCATTCCGAATACCGGCAAAATGGGCACCGGTCTGGCTGTGGATGCCGATGCGCAAAAGGTCTACGTCACCAATGCCGATGGCGAACTGGTCACGATTAATGCGCGTACAAATGCGGTTGAGAAGAAGCAGAAGATTGACGGCGATAAAGAGCACTTCTTCCTGAACCTTGCGCTGGATAACCGTGGTCAGCGCGCTTTCCTGACCGATTCAAAGCAGGCGCAGGTGCTGGTTGTGGATCTGCGTAATCAGCAGGTAATTCAGCGGATTGATGTGCCTGAATCGCTGGCAGTGTTGTTCAATGCGCAGCGTGATGAGCTTTATGTTACCCATCGCAAAGCCGGTGAAGTCAGCATCATCGACGCCAGCAGCTATAAGGTGAAGCGCACGGTAAAAACCGCGGCATTGCCTAACAGCCTGGCGCTCTCGGCGGATGGTAAGGTGCTGTACGTCAGCGTTAAACAGCCCGGCTCGCGCAAGGAACCGCCAAAAAATCCTGACAGCGTGATGCGTATTGCGCTGTAA
- a CDS encoding response regulator transcription factor, translating into MNILYLANESIMCQGVFHVLNIRFPDDEVLLYPISEVRQALMKKRYDIILIDCESIEQQPDLHEPIRPLSGVDTPILGLSANNALYNRLRIELPSFRGMINQVSNVDFFVSAITIVAAGGYCCSWDVFESDKEVYEEMYQKAGLTRREREILKLCQSGESNKAISLRLSRSEKTISAHKSNILRKLGIKGWQLKALPYNGNSCSDGG; encoded by the coding sequence ATGAATATATTGTATTTAGCTAACGAAAGCATTATGTGTCAGGGCGTTTTTCACGTTTTAAATATTCGGTTTCCTGATGATGAGGTTTTACTTTATCCCATAAGTGAAGTCCGACAGGCATTGATGAAAAAGCGTTACGACATCATTTTGATTGATTGTGAAAGTATCGAACAACAGCCTGATTTGCATGAGCCGATACGTCCGCTTTCAGGAGTTGATACGCCGATCCTGGGATTATCAGCTAACAATGCACTATACAATCGACTGCGCATTGAGTTACCCAGTTTTCGCGGCATGATTAATCAGGTCAGCAACGTAGATTTCTTTGTCTCGGCAATAACCATCGTCGCTGCTGGCGGCTATTGCTGTTCATGGGACGTGTTTGAGTCTGACAAAGAGGTCTATGAAGAGATGTATCAAAAGGCAGGATTAACACGGCGTGAACGTGAAATATTAAAGCTGTGTCAGTCAGGCGAAAGCAATAAAGCAATATCGTTAAGGCTCTCGCGCAGCGAAAAAACAATCAGTGCTCATAAGTCCAATATTCTGCGCAAGCTCGGTATCAAAGGCTGGCAACTGAAAGCTTTGCCTTACAACGGAAATTCCTGTTCTGATGGAGGTTAG
- a CDS encoding DUF1471 domain-containing protein — protein MKSIKTFAAVIALSVLPFASFAQSVTAIDSTLDGAEAKIAAQAQEAGASYKITEAYTNNGVHMTAELLK, from the coding sequence ATGAAATCTATCAAAACTTTTGCAGCTGTTATCGCGCTTTCTGTTCTGCCATTCGCCAGCTTCGCGCAATCTGTGACCGCTATCGATTCTACGCTGGATGGTGCAGAAGCGAAAATTGCTGCACAGGCGCAGGAAGCTGGTGCTTCATATAAAATCACTGAAGCTTACACCAACAACGGCGTTCACATGACCGCTGAGCTGCTGAAATAA
- a CDS encoding MFS transporter, with protein sequence MSLTTEVADEVSSPTRPAWSAVFAMAFGVFSLITAEFLPVSLLTPMAHSLGVSEGQAGQTVTITALVALFTSLVTGSVTRRIDRRIVMLVFSLLLIASALMVAFAADLTVILLARVLLGMAIGGFWTLSTAITMRLVPTDQVPRALSIVFSGISLATIIATPLGSYLGGLVGWRNIFMLTAGLGAVALLWQFFTLPAMPAENKARNGGVLALLRIGVMRWGMLAVIMMFTGHFAFFTYLRPFLEGVAQLNLNQLSLALLAFGVANFFGTSLAGFLVTRSVSLTLSGMALLMSVTALMLVSFGDVSWMVGAGVAIWGMAFGSMPTGWSTWISRAVPDDAESGGGLLVATIQLAITVGAAAGGWMFDLRGAGGVFVASGVLMLLAALTIFTRVRHHG encoded by the coding sequence ATGAGTCTGACAACCGAAGTGGCTGATGAGGTTTCCTCGCCGACCCGTCCCGCCTGGAGCGCGGTGTTTGCTATGGCGTTTGGGGTGTTCAGCCTGATTACCGCCGAATTTTTACCCGTGAGTCTGCTGACGCCAATGGCCCACAGCCTTGGCGTTTCAGAAGGGCAGGCGGGACAGACCGTCACCATCACCGCGCTGGTGGCGCTGTTTACCAGTCTGGTTACCGGCAGCGTCACGCGGCGCATCGATCGCCGCATCGTTATGCTGGTGTTTTCGCTATTGCTGATTGCCTCGGCGCTGATGGTGGCGTTTGCGGCTGACCTGACGGTGATCCTGCTGGCGCGGGTGCTGCTGGGGATGGCTATTGGCGGCTTCTGGACGCTCTCAACGGCCATCACCATGCGTCTGGTACCTACCGATCAGGTACCGCGTGCGCTCTCTATTGTCTTCAGCGGGATCTCGCTGGCGACGATTATCGCCACGCCACTTGGCAGCTATCTCGGCGGACTGGTGGGCTGGCGCAACATCTTTATGCTGACCGCCGGACTGGGTGCGGTGGCGTTGCTGTGGCAGTTCTTTACCCTGCCCGCCATGCCAGCAGAGAACAAAGCCCGCAACGGCGGCGTGCTGGCGCTCCTGCGTATCGGCGTGATGCGCTGGGGGATGCTGGCGGTGATCATGATGTTTACCGGCCACTTCGCTTTCTTCACCTATCTGCGTCCATTCCTGGAAGGCGTTGCACAGCTCAATCTTAATCAGCTGTCGCTGGCGCTGCTCGCCTTTGGCGTGGCGAACTTCTTTGGTACCTCGCTGGCGGGTTTCCTGGTCACCCGTAGCGTATCGCTGACGTTGAGTGGGATGGCGCTGTTAATGAGCGTCACTGCGCTGATGCTGGTGAGCTTTGGCGATGTCAGCTGGATGGTAGGCGCAGGCGTGGCAATCTGGGGCATGGCATTTGGTTCGATGCCAACCGGCTGGTCAACCTGGATTTCGCGCGCGGTGCCGGATGACGCGGAATCGGGCGGCGGGTTACTGGTCGCCACCATTCAGCTGGCGATTACCGTCGGCGCGGCTGCGGGCGGCTGGATGTTTGACCTGCGCGGAGCAGGCGGCGTGTTCGTTGCCAGTGGCGTGCTGATGCTGCTGGCTGCACTGACCATCTTCACGCGGGTGCGGCATCACGGTTAA
- a CDS encoding helix-turn-helix domain-containing protein, translated as MRTLDEVIAGFSPESQARIQEMSDEMVLEIGLQMIREELQLSQKNLAEAMGVRQPAVAQIEQRGNEIKVATLKRYIEAMGGKLSLNVELPTGKSVAFHI; from the coding sequence ATGAGAACTTTAGATGAGGTTATTGCTGGCTTCTCCCCGGAGAGTCAGGCGCGAATCCAGGAAATGTCTGATGAAATGGTCTTAGAAATCGGACTGCAGATGATCCGTGAAGAACTTCAGCTATCACAAAAAAACCTCGCTGAGGCTATGGGAGTGCGTCAGCCTGCCGTTGCTCAGATTGAGCAGCGCGGGAATGAGATTAAGGTTGCTACGCTCAAACGCTATATCGAAGCGATGGGCGGGAAACTGAGCCTGAATGTGGAACTGCCGACCGGAAAAAGCGTGGCGTTTCACATCTGA
- a CDS encoding AraC family transcriptional regulator produces MSHYGDLTSELLMGMRLYGVNYQRIAVSAPFGLHYEHAPGRAQFHFVGRGSLLVRGASGEVFQLNSGDALLVPHGKPHSLISSEEADCQCIKNMASKPICDSVCAIAAPEDACDDEHSVLLFSACMAFELGGMQPLINTMPDVMLVSTLLSQYPEIQPILAAMERESRTRQAGFAGILSRLADVVAALIVRGWVENGCGQSSGLVQAMRDPRLSQAIAAMHREPGENWTVARLASVAGCSRSVFAGRFLTATGMTPLRYLTELRMRLAVQRIVNNGEAVEAVAYHLGYGSIAAFSRAFKRIVGQSPGALRAGRDGTQALAS; encoded by the coding sequence ATGAGCCATTATGGAGATCTGACCAGTGAGCTGCTGATGGGAATGCGTCTGTATGGCGTGAACTATCAGCGTATCGCGGTAAGCGCGCCGTTCGGGCTGCATTATGAGCACGCGCCGGGGCGGGCGCAGTTTCACTTTGTCGGGCGCGGTTCACTGCTGGTGCGCGGCGCCTCCGGTGAGGTGTTTCAGCTCAATAGCGGTGATGCGCTGCTGGTGCCGCACGGTAAGCCGCATAGCCTGATCTCCAGTGAGGAGGCGGACTGCCAGTGTATTAAGAACATGGCGAGTAAGCCGATTTGCGACAGCGTCTGTGCGATTGCCGCACCGGAAGATGCCTGTGATGACGAGCACAGCGTGCTGCTGTTCAGCGCCTGCATGGCGTTTGAGCTTGGCGGCATGCAACCGCTGATCAACACCATGCCGGATGTGATGCTGGTGAGTACGCTGCTGTCGCAGTACCCGGAGATTCAGCCGATTCTGGCGGCGATGGAGCGGGAATCGCGGACCCGCCAGGCGGGATTTGCCGGGATTCTGTCGCGTCTGGCTGATGTGGTTGCCGCGCTGATAGTTCGCGGCTGGGTAGAGAACGGCTGCGGCCAAAGTAGCGGGCTGGTGCAGGCGATGCGCGATCCGCGTCTGAGCCAGGCGATTGCCGCGATGCATCGGGAGCCGGGCGAAAACTGGACGGTGGCGCGACTCGCCAGCGTGGCGGGCTGTTCGCGTTCGGTGTTCGCCGGACGTTTTCTCACGGCTACCGGCATGACGCCGCTGCGATATCTGACCGAATTGCGGATGCGGCTGGCGGTGCAGCGAATTGTAAACAATGGCGAAGCGGTGGAAGCCGTCGCTTATCATCTCGGCTACGGCTCGATTGCGGCGTTCAGTCGCGCCTTCAAGCGGATTGTCGGGCAGTCGCCAGG
- a CDS encoding type II toxin-antitoxin system RelE/ParE family toxin, whose product MWTVLLSARFESWLSEQEQALQEKVLADLTMLKIYGPDLPRPYADTLKGSQYKNMKELRVQFSGRPIRAFYAFDYVRRAIVLCAGDKSQDKRFYSRMIRIADNEFSAWLAELEKENNR is encoded by the coding sequence ATGTGGACGGTGTTATTAAGTGCGAGGTTTGAAAGCTGGTTAAGCGAGCAGGAACAAGCCCTGCAGGAAAAAGTGTTAGCTGACCTGACAATGTTAAAAATTTACGGCCCTGATTTGCCTCGTCCTTATGCTGATACTCTTAAGGGATCGCAGTATAAGAACATGAAAGAACTACGCGTACAGTTTTCAGGAAGGCCCATCCGGGCATTTTATGCATTTGATTATGTCCGCCGGGCTATCGTGTTGTGTGCGGGCGATAAGAGTCAGGACAAACGTTTCTACAGTCGAATGATACGTATTGCTGACAATGAATTTTCAGCCTGGCTTGCTGAACTGGAGAAGGAAAATAATCGATGA